In one Paramormyrops kingsleyae isolate MSU_618 chromosome 18, PKINGS_0.4, whole genome shotgun sequence genomic region, the following are encoded:
- the LOC111833676 gene encoding uncharacterized protein isoform X2, producing MVSAPHLCSSVHGWLDHIHLCTIGEERGVSNTKENSSGTDLRSPSHKKCVNISHMQVDPLQMHVGDKGKVGREEGGPKESKSMVGNPVSQPLTPECAPDRALSCKRGPTEDLNNCVSVKGSHLKHYLEAPLTYSCGGTPLLDPIPRSTVVSEEAETSKHAENVEVFPTQQRPGGERDSQEVPLNSNLAHPAKKTHTQTQSTSLSSSRCSQFQTGQPIAFLLQPNLSCQLGSITLPSNLDQITVLRKVPATKCSTECHLKDSSRDMAAESQPCPQHLTVGRALAPETQLSFKALKPMCCSASTKKNVIAGKDGNLAEDAESRLDAPAPLKQPAPGSASLVPLSLTPSSETCCSSAEAHLTAQNRLLNEKGKCSLNRSDKNISSPSTSLESPRGTEEQTEACPGEVKDIPLDLSSKSKHQKNTVQVQKILQAGGHLESKPNDTISPKEVLQTPASSFVPNIPYAVLSDTMANGGLPKNSFTQLNHPVLEPSVAWAKIQIQNTKSPVSLLGTYVGIANPVLASTLRTNDGKGIAFIEDIQDLGRPEIISIIDQGEQPLSSRKKASSRTRDSKQRHYKISSNTHEAGLQQCQSKHASSNVILSTASPQVGVNGKLSGGKQTVSRSPKSKQLLPVRRLGASSQSPLKKVEEKVGRSKSSSLKLETIVEQGSLETSSNINKGCGNQAATEPRKSEGTVLTAGHRDDPIQHTAKCTSFTNERKRDGRQDNCQPGRIPTGLTRNIAESTYNTTEKHHQDEDPETRDSSVKSRQTIRLQMSGDLGRIGRGKKELIQLSGEREKNGQQLVQGLSPDSKVDGIGFSILNGQCSGREISITGGVSQTSSSEKVAINKNKKCRMSKQDEAQKEASKKTTMGIVKHKRKIPIVKRKKQTKKKNQLAPALEPKLPESKGGKRRQGGRCSVTVAEALLHLEAGNVSSLPVLRETAGDTKLEPSSVIPGWPPAPRSSRGRRRTAKVEAGGHSLTSRSATPSPSSARRPRGRPRSSGLSNQAKCDAETAMRRSQRDTEPRKKRKRCRNRRYRNEEYVMERVKVGQVTSKKSVSTRRAARGTTDPMRATPPCQPDGPSGCPKRPPLTRSGSSRCQDICSPPRLADKPSGKRKFKSKHLGRKEERKKATPLQLKTKRGCLGKRPTPPIVCGSTPPAKRPSSVSPTTPNWRGGVEKARILKSPPGRVVPPEVRRLIVNKNAGETLLQRASRLGYEEVVLYCLQKDPQELNRRDNAGYSALHKACARGWAHIVQVLLDHGADVNCGAQDGTRPIHDAVVNDNLSVVWMLLNHGADPTLATYSGQTALKLAQSTNMQSFLMEYFADQEGRPDQDPRLHWDFYSSILFETEEKACWNFLLSVPEGDEGERGNGDKAVEAEAGDCLLFELSDEPHIPCYHIQVSLFQGYCNWFLLTDVLRRLKTSARLFQARYPHFQVVGVPCSELQRQASVSQLTPLPGNLQPAKELDDGLVQLVKCVPDLQRLLGSTVHCLTREASTDSAGPWSRSPPPSLSAQPSP from the exons ATGGTTTCTGCACCCCATCTCTGCAGCAGTGTACATGGCTGGCTCGATCACATCCACTTGTGTACCATCGGCGAAGAGCG TGGAGTATCAAATACTAAAGAAAACTCCTCTGGTACAGATCTACGGTCACCATCCCATAAGAAATGTGTTAACATCTCTCATATGCAG GTGGACCCCCTTCAGATGCATGTAGGAGATAAAGGAAAAGTGGGCAGAGAGGAAGGTGGACCTAAGGAGAGCAAGAGTATGGTGGGCAACCCAGTGTCTCAGCCTTTAACTCCAGAATGTGCTCCTGATAGAGCCCTTAGCTGCAAACGAGGTCCTACAGAAGATCTGAAtaactgtgtgtctgtgaaaggcAGTCATTTAAAACACTATCTAGAGGCTCCACTCACTTATTCGTGTGGCGGCACCCCTCTATTAGACCCGATTCCAAGGAGTACTGTGGTGTCGGAGGAAGCAGAAACCTCTAAACACGCAGAGAATGTTGAGGTCTTTCCAACACAGCAAAGACCAGGTGGAGAAAGGGACAGCCAGGAAGTCCCTCTGAACTCAAATCTCGCACATCCGGCCAAGAAGACCCACACGCAGACTCAGTCCACAAGCCTTTCGAGTTCTCGATGTTCACAGTTTCAAACAGGCCAGCCCATAGCTTTCCTTTTACAGCCTAATCTCAGCTGTCAGTTGGGTAGTATAACACTTCCCTCCAATTTGGACCAGATTACTGTTTTAAGAAAAGTTCCAGCTACCAAATGCAGCACTGAGTGTCACCTAAAAGACTCTAGCCGTGATATGGCTGCAGAGTCTCAGCCCTGTCCTCAGCACCTCACTGTGGGTAGAGCCTTGGCACCTGAAACTCAACTCTCTTTTAAGGCATTGAAACCCATGTGTTGCTCTGCATCCACCAAGAAGAATGTCATAGCTGGAAAAGATGGCAATTTGGCTGAAGATGCTGAGTCCCGTCTCGATGCTCCTGCCCCATTAAAGCAGCCGGCACCAGGCTCCGCTTCTCTGGTACCTCTTTCACTTACTCCATCCTCCGAAACGTGCTGCAGCTCAGCCGAAGCACATTTGACTGCACAAAACAGGCTGCTGAATGAGAAGGGCAAATGTTCCTTGAATCGCagtgataaaaatatatcaTCACCCTCCACAAGTTTGGAGTCCCCGCGTGGAACAGAGGAGCAAACGGAGGCATGCCCAGGTGAAGTGAAGGACATACCGCTTGATCTGTCTTCAAAGtcaaaacaccaaaaaaacactgTGCAGGTTCAGAAAATATTACAAGCGGGGGGTCATCTGGAATCTAAGCCAAATGATACCATATCTCCTAAGGAGGTTCTTCAGACACCGGCAAGCAGTTTCGTACCCAATATCCCTTATGCAGTTCTGTCAGACACCATGGCAAATGGTGGACTTCCAAAGAATTCTTTTACCCAGTTGAATCATCCAGTCTTGGAACCATCTGTAGCTTGGGCCAAAATTCAGATACAAAATACGAAAAGCCCAGTAAGCCTTCTGGGGACGTATGTGGGCATTGCTAATCCAGTTTTAGCTTCCACCTTGCGTACTAATGATGGGAAAGGTATTGCATTTATAGAAGACATTCAGGACTTAGGCAGGCCAGAGATAATATCTATTATCGACCAAGGAGAGCAGCCACTTTCAAGCAGGAAAAAAGCATCATCTCGTACCAGGGATTCAAAGCAGAGACATTACAAAATTTCCAGTAACACTCATGAAGCTGGATTACAGCAGTGCCAATCCAAGCATGCTTCTTCGAATGTTATCCTGAGTACCGCCAGTCCACAGGTCGGTGTAAACGGTAAGCTCAGCGGCGGGAAACAAACTGTCTCGCGTTCTCCAAAAAGCAAGCAATTACTTCCTGTCCGACGTCTGGGAGCATCCAGTCAGAGCCCACTCAAGAAGGTGGAGGAGAAGGTGGGAAGGTCTAAGTCCTCTTCGCTCAAGCTTGAGACCATAGTAGAACAAGGATCCCTAGAAACATCAAGCAATATAAACAAGGGCTGTGGTAATCAGGCAGCTACAGAGCCAAGAAAGTCTGAAGGAACAGTTTTGACTGCTGGTCACCGTGACGACCCAATTCAGCATACAGCAAAGTGCACCTCTTTTACaaatgaaagaaagagagaTGGAAGACAGGATAACTGTCAACCAGGTAGGATTCCTACAGGTCTGACCAGGAATATTGCAGAGTCTACATACAACACCACAGAGAAACATCATCAAGATGAAGATCCAGAAACAAGAGACTCGTCTGTAAAGTCTAGACAGACCATCCGCCTCCAGATGTCCGGAGACCTTGGTCGTATtggcagggggaaaaaagagtTAATCCAGCTGTCAggggaaagagagaaaaatgGACAGCAACTTGTACAGGGTCTCTCTCCAGACTCAAAAGTAGATGGCATTGGCTTTTCCATACTCAATGGTCAGTGTTCAGGGAGAGAAATAAGTATAACGGGTGGTGTGAGCCAGACTTCTTCCTCAGAGAAAGTTGCaataaacaagaataaaaaatgtcGTATGAGTAAGCAAGATGAAGCACAAAAGGAGGCTTCAAAGAAGACCACGATGGGCATTGTAAAACACAAGAGGAAGATCCCAATAGTCAAGAGGAAGAAGCAGACAAAGAAA AAGAACCAATTGGCACCTGCACTGGAGCCAAAGCTGCCAGAATCCAAGGGGGGCAAGAGGCGTCAAGGGGGGAGGTGCAGTGTCACTGTGGCGGAAGCGCTGCTTCACCTTGAAGCAG GTAACGTGAGCAGCCTCCCTGTGCTTCGCGAGACTGCGGGGGACACCAAGCTGGAGCCCAGCAGTGTGATTCCTGGGTGGCCCCCGGCTCCGAGGTCAAGCAGGGGACGCCGGAGAACAGCGAAGGTCGAGGCAGGTGGCCACAGCTTGACGTCCCGCTCTGCCACTCCCTCGCCCTCCTCGGCCCGCCGGCCGCGCGGGAGACCACGCTCCAGTGGCCTGTCCAACCAAGCGAAATGTGATGCTGAGACGGCCATGCGCAGGAGCCAGCGAGACACGGAACCAAGGAAGAAACGAAAGAGATGCAGGAACAGGAGGTACCGAAATGAGGAGTACGTCATGGAGAGAGTCAAAGTAGGACAAGTCACAAGCAAAAAGTCCGTGTCTACAAGGCGAGCTGCTCGTGGTACGACAG ACCCGATGAGAGCGACACCACCCTGTCAGCCTGATGGCCCCAGTGGCTGCCCTAAGAGACCACCGCTCACCCGCTCAGGGTCCTCCAGGTGCCAGGATATCTGCAGCCCCCCCAGGCTTGCTGACAAACCCTCTGGGAAAAGGAAGTTCAAAAGCAAGCACTTAGGCCGCAAAGAGGAGAGAAAAAAG GCAACTCCATTGCAGCTCAAGACTAAACGGGGATGCCTGGGTAAGCGTCCCACACCTCCCATTGTTTGCGGCAGCACGCCCCCTGCAAAGAGACCTTCCTCGGTGTCCCCCACCACCCCTAACTGGAGAGGGGGTGTTGAGAAGGCCAGGATCTTGAAATCCCCCCCCGGACGGGTTGTCCCTCCAGAGGTGCGACGGCTCATCGTCAACAAGAACGCAGGGGAAACCTTGCTGCAGAGGGCGTCCCGACTGGGATATGAG GAGGTGGTGCTGTACTGCCTGCAGAAGGACCCGCAGGAGCTAAACAGGCGTGACAACGCGGGCTACAGTGCTCTCCACAAGGCCTGTGCGCGGGGCTGGGCGCACATCGTGCAGGTGCTGCTGGACCATGGCGCTGATGTGAACTGTGGGGCTCAGGACGGCACACG GCCAATTCATGATGCGGTGGTCAACGATAACCTGAGCGTAGTGTGGATGCTGCTGAATCATGGAGCAGATCCCACTTTGGCCACATACTCGGGACAGACGGCACTTAAACTGGCTCAGAGCACCAACATGCAGTCCTTCCTCATGG AATACTTCGCTGACCAGGAGGGGCGGCCCGATCAGGACCCCCGCCTACACTGGGATTTCTACAGCAGCATTTTGTTTG AAACAGAAGAAAAGGCATGCTGGAACTTCCTGCTCTCTGTGCCAGAGGGGGACGAGGGGGAGAGGGGTAACGGGGACAAGGCAGTGGAGGCCGAGGCGGGAGACTGTCTGCTGTTTGAGCTCTCAGATGAGCCCCACATACCCTGTTACCACATCCAGGTGTCCCTGTTTCAGGG TTATTGCAACTGGTTCCTGCTAACGGACGTCTTGAGACGCCTTAAGACCTCGGCGCGTCTTTTTCAAGCCCGTTACCCCCATTTTCAAGTGGTGGGTGTCCCGTGCTCGGAACTGCAGAGGCAGGCATCTGTCAGCCAGCTCACGCCGCTACCCGGGAACCTTCAGCCAGCCAAAGAACTGGACGACGGCCTGGTTCAGCTGGTAAAATGCGTTCCTGACCTGCAGCGACTGCTTGGCTCCACAGTTCATTGTCTCACAAGGGAAGCGTCAACAGACTCTGCCGGTCCTTGGAGCCGGTCGCCTCCCCCAAGCCTATCGGCTCAACCCTCTCCCTAA